DNA from Pseudomonadota bacterium:
TGAATCCAAGCTTCAATATCAAGATATTGATCTGAACTCTGACGGTGTTCCAGAAGTTGTGTTCCGTTTTGAGAGTGGACGATACTGCAATTTCTATGGCTGCCCAACATACATTGCTAGAAAGCCATATCGCGAAGATGACGTCATCTTCTTTAGTTTTTCTGGCGGAATTGAAGTATTAAAAGAAAAAGAAAATGGATACTCAGTTATTTTAGACCATAATATGGAAGATGTAACATTTAGCTATGACCGTGAGGTTAAAGCTTATGTAGCAGATTCTGTCCCAAGTCTTGCGAGGTAGAGTGCGATGAAAAATCTATTCTTATATTCTTTTGTTCTTCTAGGTCTTTTAGTGAACCTGAGTACGCCTGCGAATGCAGGTCCTGTTAACTTTAATGTTTCAGAAATGACATCGGCGATTAATGATCTTCCAGCATCTGTAGATAACTCTGTTAAAGACTTCTTAAATAGCAAGACACCTGATGAAGTTGCCGCGCTTATGAATTTGAACGATTTGAATGCACTTACTGTTTCGAACGGGATGCTTGATTCTCAAATTCGAGGTATGCTTGGAAATATCTCACTTGCGAGTGACTTTACGAGCGCCCTTGATGATCTAAAGAGCGATCTTAGTTTTAATACAGACTTGTCAGGGCAGCTTCTTGGAGTGATGTCAACGGATGTGACAGGCCTTATGTCTGATCTTGGGGACTTTTCTTCATTGCAGCAGGTCTTTGGTGCTGTACCAAATATTCAAGATATTGTGACATCTGTGAATGTCTTTAACCAATTTAGCGGTGACCTTGATGCCGTTCGAGGTATTTTAGATGACGGTATTATTGATACACTTCAAAATACACCGTTTTTACAAGGTAATTTAAATGCTTTAACGGATCGTTTTGGTCTGCAAATTCCAAACTTTGGCCTGACACTTCCTGGTGATATTAACTTTAACCTGCCGGATGTTGATGCCATTCTTGCAGGGCTTCCGTTAAACTTAGATGTGAGACAGTTTTTAGATGGGTTAGATGTGGGTGACCTTGCCAACTTAATTAACCTTGATGATATGCAAATTTTACCTCAGCTCTCGAGTATGTTTAACAGTGATCTACAGGATATTATCGGTAATGTTGGTGAACTTGCCCAGCTGACAGACGCGCTTAAAGATCTTAAAACTCAGCTTGGGTTTATTCCAAATAATTTTGCTGAAAGCTTACTCTCTAACCCAGATGTTTTGGGTGATATGACAAGCCTGATGGATATTGGCCAGCCATTTGCAGCTTTACAAGGCGCTTTTGGAGGGATTCCTCAGCCTGAGCAGCTTGTTGGTGTTATGAATATGGTACAACAAACAGGCGGTAACATGGTCAATGGTGCGAGTGGACTTCTCTCTCCACAGACCCAGTCTGCAGTGAATGCTGTGCCTAATTTTGATGGTGCAACAAGTGCATTGAAAGAAGATGCAACTGGCCAGGCTATTCCTGAAGTAGAACCAGAAACACCAGAGCCTGAGGATACGGGTACAGGTAGCCCAAGTTCTACTCAACCAGGCCTTTGTGGTGGTTTTGAAGACTGGAAGAAGGCTCTTGGTTTTGCTGAGGGTGGTGGTAACTACTGTATTGTTGGTGGTGGTGGTGGTAACTACGTTGGTAAGTACCAATTTAACCAAGCGACTCTTGGTGATGAAAGTCGCGTTCCAAGTAGTTGTTACAGTGGCTGTCGTCAGGTTAAAAATGATTGCTTTAGATGTAATGGTCCTGCTCAAGAGCAAGCGTTTAACTGCTATTATGAGCAAAACAAAAAGATCATTGATAATGATATTAAGAAAGAATCTGGTGGTAAATATAATAGCTTGGATGAATACCTTGCCGATCCAAATAACCCTTACCTCACTAATGAAGGCGGTAAGAGGTGTTTAAAACAAAAAGGTGAATATTACTACGCAGGTTGTAAAAAGCGCCTTGCTAGCGGTGCTGCAAGCAAAAAGGCTGGTCCAAGTTGTCTTGAAGTCACAAAGTCTGGTGTATATGGTGCAGCTCACTTGATTGGCCCTTACCTGATTGGTGACATGCTTGTGAAAGGCCAGAATGCTTATGATGGTTTCTGTACGAGTGCTTTCCACTATGGTGAGAAATTTAAAGGGATTGATGTAGATAATACGTCTAGTGATGGTTCTGGTGAAGAATGTGCACCTGTTGCTGACATTCCAAATGAACCTCTTCTTCCTGATGATGGTGGGTATGAGCCTGGGGAGCCAACAGAACCTTACGAACCTGATGAGGTTGTACCTGGTACGCCTGGCTATGGATCGGGTGGTGATGACAAAGGCCTGAAAACAACCTTCAATGAAGGTGGTACAAGAAACTTTGAATTCCTTAGATACGATGAACCAAGCGAAGGTGGTTCTATTGAGAAGGGAACAGACGAAGATGATGACCGTAGTGTTGAAGGGCTTGGTAAAGGTGCTGGTACATATAAGAGTGAGGATGACTTTGACTTTGCTGAAACAATGGCATGGGTTGATGATTTTGAACAGCATGGTATGGCGCCAGATTGGGGCGATGTCCTGCGATTTGATCGTGATAAGACATGTTATTACTACTATATTAGATGGACATGGAGAGGCCCAAGACTTGTTGTAAGACTCCTTCCAGCATGTTCTCTGAAAGTGAATTACAGTGAGCCTACGGCAATGGTTGAAGTTGTTGGTGAGCCTGGATTTAGTTACCTGGGCGACCTTGATGACCTTGTGGCTGAAACAAACCATAGTGATGGTGGCGCTGGTGTAGATATGCACGGTGTATCCTTTAATGAAGCACACGTATTTGGTATTAGCCCAGAGGCACGTGCTGAGTCAAGTGGTTCCGCTGAAAGTATTCGTCGTTCATTTACATGTGACCTTGCCGTAAGTGGGCAAGAAACATGGGAAAATATGACGCTTCCTGGTACACCACTTGCGCCAACGCCAAATATTGATGCTGAGGCAGGTGTCCCTGACCTTATGCGTATCATGAATGTAAGTGGACTGGAGCTCCTCTTCCAGCCTGTATATCGCTTGAAGTGGTTCATGGGTGCAGAAGATAAAGGTAAAGATGTTGAGCTACCACTTCTATTTGCTTCTGAAGAACACCGTCCTGATTGGGTTGAGAAAGAAGCTTCATTTGGTACGGTAACTGCGGATAGTATTCCATGTGATCAAAATGGTCGTATTAACCCTGACTCTATGACAGGGCCTGGCGTACCAAATCGATACGCTGACGGAAGAAAATGTGTTGGATCATGGGGTGCCATTGAACCTATGACTGGTTTTGCTATCAATGGAACAGAGCTTGCGAATAAAGCAATTGTGGCTGCTCGTGCTTACACAATTGCCAAAACAAATAGCATTTACCCGATGATTACACCTGCGCCAACTGATGGTAGTCTCATTCCTAAGATTGAGTACGCCCATATTGGTTGGAAGTACTGGTACACAGACTTTAACGTAGAGTGGCCTTATGAAGGTAAACAGAGATTTATGCTTGGTGAAGATACCTTTAAGTGGGATTCTGCATTACAAGCCAATAACTATAAATCTCGTGGTCTGTCTCAGTGGTTAGCTATGGACTTAAGCCAAGGTTATGGTGGCGAATCTTCAACGAAAGATGGTCTGGTTATGACGCTTTGGAAGAAGACAACGTGCCGTATCTATGTATGCTGTGATAGATGGTCATACCATACAAGGTGGAAGCATATTCGTAACCTGAGAAATGAACCTCTGTTTGCCGCTGCTTATCTCTTCTGGGGGCCTGTATCTGGCTTTGAGAAAGATTGGGAAATTAAAGCTGTAACAGAGATTGATGAGTGGGATACGGATAAAGCAAGAGAGTTTAACCCACCAAGACTCTAAACAAAACCTTAAGAAAGTTTGCTTAGAATTTTCTCTGCAACTTTTGGCCAAGAGAACTCGCTGAGAAGCGGGTTCTTTTGGTCTGCAATAGTGCCTTTTGCTGCAATAATTTTACTTGCAAAGAGCTCTGCATTGTTGAGCATGTTTGTATCTACAAGATCATCAGTTTGGCTTAGCACTTCTCTATGAACAGGAATATTGCTTGCGACAATAGGTGTTTCTAGTAATTGCGCCTCAATAAGTGGGATGTTTAAGGCTTCCACTTGACTTGCTGTCACATACACATCTCCATGTAAGATGTAGGAGAGTGTCTCTTTATGTGGTTTACGACCATGGAAATGGACGCGGTTTTGCAGGCCGTATTCATTTACCTTTTTAAAGAAAAGGTTCTTGGCGGCTTCATCATAAACCGTACCGATAATATGAAGTTTGGCACTTGGTTCTTTTTCTGAAACAGCCTGTAAAACTTTCGCAAGAAATGTATAGTTCTTTTGAGGGTACACATCACCCACAGTCACAATATTAAAGAAATTATCATCAAATGGAGCATCCTTGCCTGTGGCTGATGCTTTAAGGCCAGCATAAATGACTTGTACTTTGCTTCTTTCAGGAGCTGTCTTTTCAATCCATGTATCTGCTACACTTTCAGATACTGTAAAAATATGATGTGCGCGCTTAATAGAAAGCTTTGTAAGAGTATTGATGGCTTGCCAGTACAATCTTTTTTTCCAATCTGTCACAAGCTCTAAAACGCTACCATCTGTGTGGATGATAATAGATGGGTTTTTGGCGGCAAAGGCACAGAAGTTTGTATTAAAAAGCGTATGATCAGCTTTGAGTTTATAGCTGTAAAATGGAACAATAATTTGCTCCCAAAGGGTTCCAAGTATTTTGCTTTTTGGGCTTTCTACATCAATGTAGGTAATATTGTCATGTTCATGAATTAGTTTGGCGTATCGCTTGTGTCTCAGTACGGTAATGTTTACGTCATGTTGTTTAGAAAACTCATGGAGTAGGCCGTTGATATATGTCAGGCCGCCGCCTGTTTTGCTGTGTAGTGCTGAAATGACAATGTTTTTCTTATTCATAACCATGAGTTATAAAGATAAAATGATTGTTTGTACAACTTAAAAGAAATCGCTCTCAAAGCTTTCATAAACAATCAGGTCAACCATTTCTTCATCTGACTCAATGAGGCTTACATCTGCACTATAGTAAGCAGATGTTAGAGCAATGATCCCAACAATTGAAGCTGCAATTGCACCAGTAAGGATTGGTCTGTAGCTTGGTTGCTGTTTAGGAAGCTGTTCATGCTCAGTAGCAATGCTTGCCATTTCTAGTAGCTTATCTGATGAAAGTTGTTTGCTCATAACATTGCCTCCTTTTCGTCATGAGAGATTGACTCTTTAAGAGATTTTTTAGCACGTACAAGTAAGCTTTCAACAGCTTTCTCAGTCGTGCCGAGTGCCTTGGCCACATCCTTTTGGCTTTTATCAAAATAAAAGCTCAGTAAAATGGCATCTCTTTGGCGCTCTGGTAATTGTTTTAGCTTCTCTGTAACCGTTTGGCGCTGTTCTTTTTCCTTAAGACGTTTTTCAGCCTTTGGAAAATCGATAACAGTATCATCTTCTAATTCACTGTGCTGTTTTAGGTTTCTAAAAGCATCCATGCAGCAGGTGTAAATAATGCTACTCGCGTATTTGGTGAATGTGCTTCGCTCTTCCCATTTAGGCGCATGCTGCCATAGTTTGATGAGTGCGTTTTGCAGGGCATCTTCCGCAATCGATTCATCACCTCTACACAGGTATAGCGCAATTTTATACAGCTGATTACCCACTCGTTGTACAAGCTGGTGGAAGGCATTTCTATCGCCTTCCCCAGCTTTTTTATACAACGTGTTTAGAGAATCGCTCATATATCTTACTCTTCAGAGG
Protein-coding regions in this window:
- a CDS encoding glycosyltransferase family 4 protein translates to MNKKNIVISALHSKTGGGLTYINGLLHEFSKQHDVNITVLRHKRYAKLIHEHDNITYIDVESPKSKILGTLWEQIIVPFYSYKLKADHTLFNTNFCAFAAKNPSIIIHTDGSVLELVTDWKKRLYWQAINTLTKLSIKRAHHIFTVSESVADTWIEKTAPERSKVQVIYAGLKASATGKDAPFDDNFFNIVTVGDVYPQKNYTFLAKVLQAVSEKEPSAKLHIIGTVYDEAAKNLFFKKVNEYGLQNRVHFHGRKPHKETLSYILHGDVYVTASQVEALNIPLIEAQLLETPIVASNIPVHREVLSQTDDLVDTNMLNNAELFASKIIAAKGTIADQKNPLLSEFSWPKVAEKILSKLS
- a CDS encoding sigma-70 family RNA polymerase sigma factor; protein product: MSDSLNTLYKKAGEGDRNAFHQLVQRVGNQLYKIALYLCRGDESIAEDALQNALIKLWQHAPKWEERSTFTKYASSIIYTCCMDAFRNLKQHSELEDDTVIDFPKAEKRLKEKEQRQTVTEKLKQLPERQRDAILLSFYFDKSQKDVAKALGTTEKAVESLLVRAKKSLKESISHDEKEAML